From a single Cotesia glomerata isolate CgM1 linkage group LG6, MPM_Cglom_v2.3, whole genome shotgun sequence genomic region:
- the LOC123267015 gene encoding mucin-2-like isoform X3, whose translation MIRDWLFPSDYQEYDYVYYDQPKSEPEKPPPPKSKPPPPPKPKPPKKKKPATPAPPAPLPPLPPLPPLPPLPPLPPAPPLPSVAPLPQLPPAPPLPPVPPQQTMYPKKSKTMLPTTLIKTKFEKEITTITNVPTTTPKTTTTIEPTTTPKTTTILPTTTLKTTPKVETTTTVQPTTTPKTTTTTVKPTTTPKTTTILPTTTLKTTTTKVETTTTVQPTTTPKTTTTTVKPTTTPKTTTILPTTTLTTTTVQLTTTPKTTTTIEPTTTPKTTTILPTTTLKTTTPKVEMTTTVQPTTTPKPTTTTIEPTTTPETTTTIEPTTTPKTTTILPTTILETTTPKVKNTTTVQPTTTAKTTTILPSTTLETTTPDLETTTTIEPTTTSKTTTILPSTTLKTTTPEVETTTTVQPTTTPKSTTTIEPTTTPKTTTILPTTSLKTTTVQPTTTIEPTTTPKTTTILPTTTLKTTPKVETTITVQPTTTPKTTTTIEPTTTPKMTTILPITTLKTTTPKVETTTTVQPTTSPKTTTTTTVKPTTTPKTTTILPTTTLTTTTVQLTTTPKTTTTIETTTTPKTTKILPTTTLKTTTPKVETTTTVQPTTSPKTTTTTVKPTTTPKTTTILTTTSLKTTTVQLTTTPKTTTTIEPTTTPKTTTILPTTTLTTTVQLTTTPKTTSTIEPTTTPKTTTILLTTTLTTTTVQPTTTPKSTTTIKPTTTPKTTTILPTTSLKTTTVQPTTTPKTTTTIEPTTTPKTTTILPTTTLKTTPKVETTTTVQPTTTPKTTTILPSTTLKTTTPDLETTTTIEPTTSPKTTTILPTTTLKTITPEVETTTTVQPTPTPKTTTTIEPTTTSITTTILPTTTLKRTTEVETTTTVQQTTTPKPTRTTIERTTTPKTTTILPTTTLTTTTVQLITTPKTTTTIEPTSTPKTTTILPTTTLKTTPKVETTTTVQPTTTLKATTTIETTTTPRTTTILPTTTLKTTSPKVETTTTVQPTTTAKTTTIGPITTPKTTTILPTTTLKTTTPKVEMTTTDQPTTTPKTTTTIEATTTPRTTTILPTKTTKTTSPKVETTTTVQPTTTPKTTTIEPTTTPRTTTILPTTTLETTTPKVETTTTVQPTITLKRTTTTVIPTTTPKMTSISPTTTLKTTTVQPTTTLKATTTIEQTTTPKMTKILPTTTLKTTTPKIETTTTVQLTTTLKTTTTIEPTTTPETATILPTTTLKTRTVQPTTTSKTTTTIEQTTTSRTTTILPTTTLKTTTPKVETTITVQTTTTPKTTTKIEQSTTPRTTTILPTTTLKTTTVQLTTTLKTTTTIEPTTTPETTTILPTTTLKITTPKVETTITVQTTTTPKTTTTIEPTTTPRTTTILPTRTLKTTTVQLTTTLKTTTTIEPTTTPETATILLTTTLKTRTVQPTTTSKTTTTIEQTTTSRTTTILPTTTLKTTTPKVETTITVQTTTTPKTTTKIEQSTTPRTTTILPTTTLKTTTVQLTTTLKTTTTIEPTTTPETTTILPTTTLKITTPKVETTITVQTTTTPKTTTTIEPTTTPRTTTILPTTTLKTTTVQLTTTLKTTTTIEPTTTPETATILPTTTLKTRTVQPTTTSKTTTTIEQTTTSRTTTILPTTTLKTTTPKVETTITVQTTTTPKTPTKIEQSTTPRTTTILPTTTLKTTTVQLTTTLKTTTTIEPTTTPETTTILPTTTLKITTPKVETTITVQTTTTPKTTTTMEPTTTPRMTTILSTTTLKTTIPKVETTTTVQPTTTPKTTTTIEPTTTSKTTTILPTTTFKTTTPKVERTTTTVQLTTTLKTTTTIEPTTTPETTTILPTTTLKTTTPKVETTTTVQPTTTPKTTTTIEPTTTSKTTTILPITTFKTTTPMVETTTTVQLTTNLKTTTTIEPTTTPETTTILPTTTLKTTTPKVETIITVQTTTTPKTTTKIEQSTTPRTTTILPTTTLKTTTVQPTITPKTTTPFEQTPTSKTTTILPTTDRKTTTSKVETTTTVQLTTTPKTTTTMEPTTTPIMTTILSTTTLKTTIPKVETTTTVQPTTTPKTTTTIEPTTTSKTTTILPTTTFKTTTPKVERTTTTVQPTITPKTTTVLPTTILKTTTLKVETTTTVEPTTTPKTTTQEVETMTAVQPTTTPETTTILPITTLKTTMLQVETTTIQPITAVKGESISSVQLSTSPKATILKEATTTKVLLTTTPKTTTRIIETTTFLPTTTLKTTTLKKETTKTISPTTTLRMTSQPTTTPTPTTQKLETTLIFPTTTSKTTSFKEETRTTTVLPTTVPISTILKVETITSTVLPPTTSKTTTLKEETTTPMILPTTTAKKATILPTTIQKKTTLKEETTTTTDLPTTPTITTKVETTATTVLLTTTEVTVEEKTSTFLPTTTGESSTSKQETSTTFLPTTTETKTTLKEATSTTFLQTITETKTTFKEETATTTVLPTTTETTSSSEEVTLTTTLLLTTPERTTDLNKETSTAFLPTTTGTTTTLEEETSMTTVLPTTAETTSTSEEVTLTTTLLLATPARSTALTEETSTTFLPTTTETTTTFEEETLQRRFYRLQLRKQRHLKKKRLQQ comes from the exons ATGATACGAGATTGGTTATTTCCATCTGATTACCAAGAATATGACTACGTGTATTATGACCAACCAAAGTCTGAACCTGAAAAGCCTCCACCACCCAAATCTAAACCGCCACCGCCACCAAAACCTAAACCTccgaaaaagaaaaaacctGCGACACCAGCACCTCCTGCGCCGCTTCCGCCTCTACCACCACTTCCGCCACTGCCACCACTTCCGCCTCTTCCACCTGCTCCACCACTCCCTTCGGTAGCGCCCCTCCCCCAACTCCCACCTGCACCCCCTCTTCCTCCTGTTCCGCCACAACAGACTATGTACCCTAAAAAATCGAAGACAATGTTGCCGACAACTCTAATAAAaacgaaatttgaaaaagaaattacGACAATAACAAATGTGCCCACTACTACTCCGAAAACGACGACAACAATCGAACCGACTACAACTCCCAAAACGACTACAATTTTACCAACTACAACTCTGAAAACAACACCCAAGGTAGAAACGACAACAACAGTTCAGCCGACCACAACTCCgaaaacaacaacaacaacagttAAACCGACAACAACTCCAAAAACGACTACAATTTTACCAACTACAACTCTGAAGACAACAACAACCAAGGTTGAAACGACAACAACAGTTCAGCCGACCACAACTCCgaaaacaacaacaacaacagttAAACCGACAACAACTCCAAAAACGACTACAATTTTACCAACTACAACTCTGACGACAACAACAGTTCAGCTAACCACAACTCCAAAAACGACAACAACAATCGAACCGACTACAACTCCCAAAACGACTACAATTTTACCAACTACAACTCTGAAGACAACAACACCCAAGGTAGAAATGACAACAACAGTTCAGCCGACCACAACTCCGAaaccaacaacaacaacaattgAACCGACTACAACTCCTGAAACGACAACAACAATTGAACCGACCACAACTCCCAAAACGACTACAATTTTACCAACTACAATTCTGGAGACAACAACACCCAAGGTAAAAAACACAACAACAGTTCAGCCGACCACAACTGCCAAAACAACTACAATTTTACCAAGTACAACTCTGGAGACAACAACACCCGATCTAGAAACGACAACAACAATTGAACCAACCACAACTTCAAAAACGACTACAATTTTACCAAGTACAACTCTGAAGACAACAACACCCGAGGTAGAAACGACAACAACAGTTCAGCCGACTACAACTCCGAAATCTACAACAACAATTGAACCGACCACAACTCCTAAAACGACTACAATTTTACCAACTACAAGTCTAAAGACAACAACAGTTCAGCCGACAACAACAATCGAACCGACTACAACTCCCAAAACGACTACAATTTTACCAACTACAACTCTGAAAACAACACCCAAGGTAGAAACGACAATAACAGTTCAGCCGACCACAACTCCGAAAACGACAACAACAATTGAACCGACCACAACTCCTAAAATGACTACAATTTTACCAATTACAACTCTGAAGACAACAACACCCAAGGTTGAAACGACAACAACAGTTCAGCCGACCACAAGTCCgaaaacaacaacaacaacaacagttAAACCTACAACAACTCCAAAAACGACTACAATTTTACCAACTACAACTCTAACGACAACAACAGTTCAGCTGACCACAACTCCGAAAACGACAACAACAATCGAAACGACTACAACTCCCAAAACGACTAAAATTTTACCAACTACAACTCTGAAGACAACAACACCCAAGGTTGAAACGACAACAACAGTTCAGCCGACCACAAGTCCgaaaacaacaacaacaacagttAAACCTACAACAACTCCAAAAACGACTACAATTTTGACAACTACAAGTCTAAAGACAACAACAGTTCAGCTGACCACAACTCCGAAAACGACAACAACAATCGAACCGACTACAACTCCCAAAACGACTACAATTTTACCAACTACAACTCTGACGACAACAGTTCAGCTGACCACAACTCCGAAAACGACATCAACAATCGAACCGACTACAACTCCCAAAACGACTACAATTTTACTAACTACAACTCTGACGACAACAACAGTTCAGCCGACTACAACTCCGAAATCTACAACAACAATTAAACCGACCACAACTCCTAAAACGACTACAATTTTACCAACTACAAGTCTAAAGACAACAACAGTTCAGCCGACCACAACTCCGAAAACGACAACAACAATCGAACCGACTACAACTCCCAAAACGACTACAATTTTACCAACTACAACTCTGAAAACAACACCCAAGGTAGAAACGACAACAACAGTTCAGCCGACCACAACTCCCAAAACGACTACAATTTTACCAAGTACAACTCTGAAGACAACAACACCCGATCTAGAAACGACAACAACAATCGAACCGACCACAAGTCCAAAAACGACTACAATTTTACCAACTACAACTCTGAAGACAATAACACCCGAGGTAGAAACGACAACAACAGTTCAGCCGACTCCAACTCCGAAAACGACAACAACAATTGAACCAACCACAACTTCAATAACGACTACAATTTTACCAACTACAACTCTGAAGAGAACAACCGAGGTAGAAACGACAACAACAGTTCAGCAGACCACAACTCCGAAACCAACAAGAACAACAATTGAACGGACCACAACTCCAAAAACGACTACAATTTTACCAACTACAACTCTGACGACAACAACAGTTCAGCTGATTACAACTCCGAAAACGACAACAACAATCGAACCGACTTCAACTCCCAAAACGACTACAATTTTACCAACTACAACTCTGAAAACAACACCCAAGGTCGAAACGACAACAACAGTTCAGCCGACCACAACTCTGAAAGCGACAACAACAATCGAAACGACTACAACTCCCAGAACGACTACAATTTTACCAACTACAACTCTGAAGACAACATCACCTAAGGTAGAAACGACAACAACAGTTCAGCCGACTACAACCGCGAAAACGACAACAATTGGACCGATCACAACTCCAAAAACGACAACAATTTTACCTACTACGACTCTGAAGACCACAACACCCAAGGTCGAAATGACAACAACAGATCAGCCGACGACAACGCCAAAAACGACAACAACAATCGAAGCGACTACAACTCCCAGAACGACTACAATTTTACCAACTAAAACGACGAAGACAACATCACCTAAGGTAGAAACGACAACAACAGTTCAGCCGACTACAACCCCGAAAACTACAACAATTGAACCGACCACAACTCCCAGAACGACTACAATTTTACCAACTACGACTCTGGAGACCACAACACCCAAGGTCGAAACGACAACAACAGTTCAGCCGACGATAACTCTGAAaagaacaacaacaacagtTATACCGACAACAACTCCAAAAATGACTTCAATTTCACCAACAACAACTCTAAAGACAACAACAGTTCAGCCGACCACAACTCTGAAAGCGACAACAACCATCGAACAGACTACAACTCCcaaaatgacaaaaattttaccaaCTACAACTCTGAAGACCACAACACCCAAGATCGAAACGACAACAACAGTTCAGCTGACTACAACTCTGAAAACGACAACAACAATTGAACCGACCACAACTCCCGAAACGGCTACAATTTTACCAACTACAACTCTGAAGACAAGAACAGTTCAGCCGACCACAACTTCGAAAACGACAACAACAATCGAACAGACTACAACTTCCAGAACGACTACAATTTTACCAACTACAACTCTGAAGACAACAACACCCAAGGTAGAAACGACAATAACAGTTCAGACGACCACAACTCCGAAAACGACAACAAAAATCGAACAGAGTACAACTCCCAGAACGACGACAATTTTACCAACTACAACTCTGAAGACAACAACAGTTCAGCTGACTACAACTCTGAAAACGACAACAACAATTGAACCGACCACAACTCCCGAAACGACTACAATTTTACCAACTACAACTCTGAAGATAACAACACCCAAGGTAGAAACGACAATAACAGTTCAGACGACCACAACTCCGAAAACGACAACAACTATTGAACCAACCACAACTCCCAGAACGACTACAATTTTACCAACTAGAACTCTGAAGACAACAACAGTTCAGCTGACTACAACTCTGAAAACGACAACAACAATTGAACCGACCACAACTCCCGAAACGGCTACAATTTTACTAACTACAACTCTGAAGACAAGAACAGTTCAGCCGACCACAACTTCGAAAACGACAACAACAATCGAACAGACTACAACTTCCAGAACGACTACAATTTTACCAACTACAACTCTGAAGACAACAACACCCAAGGTAGAAACGACAATAACAGTTCAGACGACCACAACTCCGAAAACGACAACAAAAATCGAACAGAGTACAACTCCCAGAACGACGACAATTTTACCAACTACAACTCTGAAGACAACAACAGTTCAGCTGACTACAACTCTGAAAACGACAACAACAATTGAACCGACCACAACTCCCGAAACGACTACAATTTTACCAACTACAACTCTGAAGATAACAACACCCAAGGTAGAAACGACAATAACAGTTCAGACGACCACAACTCCGAAAACGACAACAACTATTGAACCAACCACAACTCCCAGAACGACTACAATTTTACCAACTACAACTCTGAAGACAACAACAGTTCAGCTGACTACAACTCTGAAAACGACAACAACAATTGAACCGACCACAACTCCCGAAACGGCTACAATTTTACCAACTACAACTCTGAAGACAAGAACAGTTCAGCCGACCACAACTTCGAAAACGACAACAACAATCGAACAGACTACAACTTCCAGAACGACTACAATTTTACCAACTACAACTCTGAAGACAACAACACCCAAGGTAGAAACGACAATAACAGTTCAGACGACCACAACTCCGAAAACGCCAACAAAAATCGAACAGAGTACAACTCCCAGAACGACTACAATTTTACCAACTACAACTCTGAAGACAACAACAGTTCAGCTGACTACAACTCTGAAAACGACAACAACAATTGAACCGACCACAACTCCCGAAACGACTACAATTTTACCAACTACAACTCTGAAGATAACAACACCCAAGGTAGAAACGACAATAACAGTTCAGACGACCACAACTCCGAAAACGACAACAACAATGGAACCGACTACAACTCCCAGAATGACTACAATTTTATCAACTACAACTTTGAAGACAACAATACCCAAGGTAGAAACGACAACAACAGTTCAGCCGACTACAACTCCGAAAACGACAACAACTATTGAACCAACCACAACTTCAAAAACGACTACAATTTTACCAACTACAACTTTTAAGACGACAACACCCAAGGTAGAaagaacaacaacaacagtTCAGCTGACTACAACTCTGAAAACGACAACAACAATTGAACCGACCACAACTCCCGAAACGACTACAATTTTACCAACTACAACTCTGAAGACAACAACACCCAAG GTAGAAACGACAACAACAGTTCAGCCGACTACAACTCCGAAAACGACAACAACTATTGAACCAACCACAACTTCAAAAACGACTACAATTTTACCAATTACAACTTTTAAGACTACAACACCCATGGTAGAAACGACAACAACAGTTCAGCTGACTACAAATCTGAAAACGACAACAACAATTGAACCGACCACAACTCCCGAAACGACTACAATTTTACCAACTACAACTCTGAAAACAACAACACCCAAGGTAGAAACGATAATAACAGTTCAGACGACCACAACTCCGAAAACGACAACAAAAATCGAACAGAGTACAACTCCCAGAACGACTACAATTTTACCAACTACAACTCTGAAGACAACAACAGTTCAGCCGACCATAACTCCGAAAACGACAACACCATTCGAACAGACTCCAACTTCCAAAACGACTACAATTTTACCAACTACAGATCGGAAGACAACAACATCCAAGGTAGAAACGACAACAACAGTTCAGCTGACCACAACTCCGAAAACGACAACAACAATGGAACCGACTACAACTCCCATAATGACTACAATTTTATCAACTACAACTCTGAAGACAACAATACCCAAGGTAGAAACGACAACAACAGTTCAGCCGACTACAACTCCGAAAACGACAACAACTATTGAACCAACCACAACTTCAAAAACAACTACAATTTTACCAACTACAACTTTTAAGACGACAACACCCAAGGTAGAaagaacaacaacaacagtTCAGCCAACTATAACTCCAAAAACGACTACAGTTTTGCCAACTACAATTCTAAAGACTACAACACTCAAAGTAGAAACGACAACAACAGTTGAGCCAACTACAACTCCAAAAACAACGACACAAGAGGTAGAAACGATGACAGCAGTTCAGCCGACTACAACTCCAGAAACGACAACAATTTTGCCAATTACAACTCTAAAGACGACAATGCTTCAAGTAGAAACGACAACTATCCAGCCGATTACAGCAGTAAAAGGAGAATCGATATCTTCAGTTCAGCTGTCTACAAGTCCAAAAGCGACCATACTGAAAGAAGCAACGACAACAAAAGTTTTGCTAACTACAACTCCAAAAACGACTACACGGATAATTGAAACGACAACATTTTTACCAACTACAACTCTTAAGACAACAACACTAAAGAAAGAAACGACAAAAACTATTTCTCCAACTACAACTTTGAGAATGACAAGTCAGCCGACTACAACTCCGACACCGACAACACAAAAGCTTGAAACAACACTAATTTTCCCGACTACGACTTCCAAAACGACATCTTTCAAGGAAGAAACGAGAACAACAACAGTTTTGCCGACTACAGTTCCAATATCAACAATACTCAAAGTAGAAACGATAACTTCAACGGTTTTGCCGCCTACGACTTCAAAAACAACAACACTTAAG GAAGAAACGACAACACCAATGATTCTGCCAACTACGACTGCAAAGAAAGCAACGATACTACCGACTACAATTcagaaaaaaacaacattgaAGGAAGAAACGACGACAACAACAGATCTGCCGACTACACCTACTATAACAACAAAGGTAGAAACGACAGCAACAACCGTTCTGCTGACTACAACTGAGGTAACAGTTGAAGAGAAAACGTCGACATTTTTACCTACTACAACCGGGGAATCATCGACATCTAAACAAGAAACTTCGACAACGTTTCTGCCGACTACAACCGAGACAAAGACAACACTTAAGGAAGCAACGTCCACGACGTTTCTTCAAACTATAACCGAGACAAAAACAACGTTTAAAGAAGAAACGGCCACGACAACAGTGCTGCCGACCACAACCGAGACAACCTCAAGTTCTGAAGAGGTCACGTTGACAACAACGTTACTGCTGACTACACCCGAGAGAACCACAGATCTCAATAAAGAGACTTCAACGGCGTTTCTGCCGACGACAACTGGGACAACAACAACACTTGAAGAAGAAACATCTATGACAACAGTGCTGCCGACTACAGCCGAGACAACCTCAACTTCTGAAGAGGTCACGTTGACAACAACGTTACTGCTGGCTACACCTGCGAGATCAACAGCACTCACTGAAGAGACTTCAACGACGTTTCTACCGACTACAACTGAGACAACAACAACATTTGAAGAAGAAAC ACTTCAACGACGTTTCTACCGACTACAACTGAGGAAACAACGACATTTGAAGAAGAAACGTCTACAACAATAG